The Sphingobacterium bambusae genome includes a window with the following:
- a CDS encoding VOC family protein gives MKNNILGLRTTIYQVTDLEEATRWYSKAFNTEPYFNEAFYVGFDIAGYELGLQPDNTVAAHKNNSVVAYWGVDDIEATYNRFLALGALTEEAPNEVGGGIFVATVRDPWGNFIGLILNPHFDLNKTT, from the coding sequence ATGAAAAACAATATATTAGGTTTACGCACCACGATCTATCAGGTAACCGATCTTGAGGAAGCTACCCGTTGGTATAGCAAAGCCTTCAACACCGAACCTTATTTTAACGAAGCATTCTATGTAGGTTTCGATATTGCTGGCTACGAACTGGGGCTGCAGCCAGACAACACAGTGGCCGCGCACAAAAACAACAGCGTTGTTGCTTATTGGGGCGTAGATGATATAGAAGCTACGTACAATCGTTTTCTAGCGCTCGGTGCGCTAACCGAAGAAGCCCCAAACGAAGTCGGAGGAGGTATCTTTGTGGCTACCGTCCGCGATCCTTGGGGCAATTTTATAGGACTCATCCTCAACCCGCATTTCGACCTTAACAAAACCACGTAG
- a CDS encoding cupin domain-containing protein — translation MQSKISMLLACLACSVLTGKAQENHGKITAVKVEESEGRMPAIRLINNADGSCTFEEGYIPTLKHASTTTFWSSNKTEDWEKNAHPAPRRQYVVTLKGKIRFKVSDGSTFVIKPGVILLAEDLKGKGHSWEMVHTKTWERLYIPITEGADDLFVAKLDD, via the coding sequence ATGCAATCTAAAATTTCTATGCTTCTTGCCTGTTTAGCATGTAGCGTATTGACCGGTAAAGCACAAGAAAATCACGGTAAAATTACCGCCGTAAAAGTGGAGGAGAGCGAGGGGAGGATGCCAGCCATCCGTCTTATTAATAATGCCGACGGGAGTTGCACCTTCGAAGAAGGATATATACCTACTTTGAAACATGCGAGTACAACTACTTTTTGGAGTAGTAACAAAACGGAAGATTGGGAGAAAAATGCACACCCTGCCCCTAGAAGGCAATATGTTGTTACCCTGAAAGGAAAAATCCGTTTTAAAGTCAGTGATGGTTCCACATTTGTGATCAAGCCCGGCGTTATTCTGCTTGCTGAAGACTTGAAAGGTAAGGGCCACAGCTGGGAAATGGTGCATACCAAAACATGGGAGCGCTTGTACATTCCGATCACCGAAGGGGCAGACGATTTGTTTGTCGCCAAACTGGACGACTAA
- a CDS encoding glycoside hydrolase family 43 protein — protein sequence MPQSRSTKTFSLQFILLTCLVCYSLFCVGQPATIKGDYPDPTIIYSKGKYYSIGTSSEWGPHFPIYESNDLRQWKQTGFLFNETPDWAQSSFWAAEYFYHEGLYYVYYSAKRKSDGVSCIGVATSKFPDRDFVDRGIVVDYGSESIDAFVVREGKDLYMTWKAYGLDERPIELLGSKLSSDGLRLEGEPFSLLMDTARVGIEGQSFLKNDGYYYMFYSAGACCGVNCDYHVKAVRAKNIKGPYEHVGTKVLLGENNDWKCMGHGTFVEGKDGQLYYLFHGYSKTGTTYTGREGLLAQLDWADQGQPTFTFLPATSKETTEKMHIDFRKKKPVQSFWQWDFRYASPTINYGRAGLELSGHSAADNPTGVVLAWRPSSLRYRLETVVDLGSSSVAAAKGLVIYGDKDRSIGLSVKGNTVEFWRMDGGKRQQLATGTVPVENGTLHLRLELCEGLRCRAYIGQENQWSEITGSDAALAVVDGLSPWDRSPRPGLLFHGKESEKAVFSDVTLTSY from the coding sequence ATGCCACAGAGCCGATCAACTAAAACGTTTTCTCTGCAATTTATTCTGCTTACCTGTCTCGTTTGCTACAGCTTATTTTGTGTTGGGCAGCCAGCTACAATAAAAGGCGATTATCCTGATCCTACAATCATTTACAGCAAGGGCAAATATTACAGTATAGGCACATCCAGTGAGTGGGGGCCACATTTTCCGATTTACGAATCCAATGATCTTCGGCAGTGGAAACAAACCGGCTTTTTGTTTAACGAAACACCCGACTGGGCACAATCGTCTTTTTGGGCGGCCGAGTATTTTTATCATGAGGGCTTATATTATGTTTATTATTCCGCAAAACGAAAATCGGATGGTGTCTCTTGCATCGGTGTAGCGACTTCAAAGTTCCCTGATCGTGACTTTGTGGATAGGGGTATTGTGGTGGACTATGGTAGTGAGTCTATTGATGCATTTGTGGTTCGTGAAGGAAAGGATCTTTATATGACTTGGAAAGCTTACGGCCTAGATGAGCGACCGATTGAACTGTTAGGAAGCAAGCTTTCCAGCGATGGTCTGCGTTTAGAGGGCGAGCCGTTTTCTTTGTTGATGGACACGGCACGAGTGGGCATCGAAGGGCAAAGTTTTCTGAAAAACGACGGCTACTATTATATGTTTTATTCCGCAGGTGCCTGCTGTGGCGTTAACTGCGATTACCATGTGAAGGCTGTACGTGCTAAGAACATCAAGGGACCATACGAACATGTGGGAACGAAGGTACTGTTAGGAGAAAATAACGACTGGAAATGCATGGGTCATGGTACCTTCGTCGAGGGAAAAGATGGACAGCTTTACTACCTGTTTCATGGCTACAGCAAAACCGGTACAACGTATACCGGGCGGGAGGGACTGTTGGCTCAACTCGATTGGGCTGATCAAGGTCAACCAACTTTTACTTTTCTGCCTGCGACATCAAAGGAGACAACAGAGAAAATGCATATTGATTTTCGTAAGAAAAAGCCCGTACAGTCCTTTTGGCAATGGGACTTTCGCTATGCTTCACCGACGATAAACTATGGGAGGGCAGGATTGGAATTGAGCGGCCATAGTGCAGCGGATAACCCAACGGGTGTGGTGCTTGCTTGGCGCCCCAGCAGCCTGCGTTACAGGTTAGAAACGGTGGTTGATCTTGGTAGCAGTAGTGTCGCCGCGGCCAAAGGACTGGTTATCTACGGGGATAAGGATCGATCTATAGGATTAAGTGTCAAAGGGAATACGGTCGAATTTTGGCGCATGGACGGAGGCAAAAGGCAGCAGCTGGCTACTGGGACTGTACCCGTAGAAAACGGAACGCTACATTTGCGCTTGGAGCTATGTGAAGGGTTGCGCTGCAGAGCTTACATCGGGCAGGAAAACCAATGGTCGGAAATAACGGGGAGCGATGCCGCGCTGGCTGTAGTCGATGGGCTTTCGCCTTGGGATAGAAGTCCGCGACCGGGTTTGCTCTTTCACGGTAAGGAATCGGAAAAGGCCGTATTTAGCGATGTAACGCTTACTTCCTATTAA